From the genome of Scytonema hofmannii PCC 7110, one region includes:
- a CDS encoding DUF4351 domain-containing protein codes for REEVKEEVREEVKEEVREEVKEEVREEVKEEVKQEEALQLIVRQLQRRIGGVNQQLQERITRLSVAQLENLAVALLDFSDDSDLLTWLQENSN; via the coding sequence CGCGAAGAAGTTAAAGAGGAAGTTCGCGAAGAAGTTAAAGAGGAAGTTCGCGAAGAAGTTAAAGAGGAAGTTCGCGAAGAAGTTAAAGAGGAAGTTAAGCAGGAAGAAGCACTACAGTTAATTGTGCGACAACTTCAACGTCGCATAGGCGGAGTAAATCAACAATTACAAGAGCGCATAACTCGGTTATCAGTAGCACAACTAGAGAATTTAGCAGTTGCACTATTAGATTTTTCTGATGACTCGGATTTGTTGACTTGGCTGCAAGAGAATTCTAATTAA
- a CDS encoding class I SAM-dependent methyltransferase produces the protein MKYPSTLLDPLDIDPRNSEFAGPYEIGYEHLFKLFPNLDRQFVSLEVGAMIENGGISHLELTILAVLTRWLEPQRVLEIGTFHGWTSHNLALQLNDEAKLFTINLPDGQRPRLNSDAWNGRYFPAGESSLLFEGRPTANRIIQLKADTANLSANNFSDTFDLIFIDGSHSFVYVENDTKLALSVANEKAIILWHDYGKPAHWAGVTEYLHRSSREGKLWPLYWLHHYTGLQTSLILYIRGLK, from the coding sequence ATGAAATATCCCTCAACACTTTTAGATCCTCTGGATATAGATCCGCGTAACTCCGAATTTGCTGGGCCGTATGAAATTGGATACGAACACCTATTTAAGCTATTTCCCAATTTAGATCGCCAGTTTGTATCGCTTGAAGTAGGTGCTATGATTGAAAACGGCGGTATTTCACATCTAGAATTGACAATACTTGCAGTCCTTACACGCTGGCTCGAACCTCAGCGAGTTCTTGAAATTGGAACTTTTCACGGTTGGACATCCCATAACTTAGCTCTTCAATTAAATGATGAGGCAAAGTTATTTACTATTAACCTTCCAGATGGTCAACGCCCTCGTCTCAACTCTGATGCATGGAATGGACGTTATTTTCCAGCAGGTGAGTCGTCACTTCTATTTGAAGGTCGTCCAACAGCCAATCGAATTATACAACTTAAGGCAGATACAGCGAACCTTAGTGCCAACAACTTCAGCGACACATTTGACCTAATTTTTATTGACGGCTCACACTCATTTGTGTATGTTGAAAATGATACTAAGCTTGCTCTGTCGGTTGCCAATGAGAAAGCTATTATCCTTTGGCATGATTATGGAAAGCCTGCTCATTGGGCTGGGGTGACAGAGTATTTACACCGCTCATCTCGTGAAGGAAAATTGTGGCCACTTTACTGGCTTCATCATTATACAGGTCTGCAAACCAGCCTTATTCTTTACATTCGTGGTCTCAAATGA
- a CDS encoding glucose-1-phosphate thymidylyltransferase translates to MKALILSGGKGTRLRPLTYTGAKQLVPVANKPILWYGIEEMVSAGVTDIGIVISPETGGEVKAKTGNGELFGANITYILQDLPAGLAHAVQVARSFLEDSPFIMYLGDNLIQQGDLSYFLKLFTQNQQDALILLRQVDNPSAFGVAKVDETGRVVQLIEKPKDPPSNLALVGVYFFSHVIHDAIANIKPSARGELEITDAIQCLIDNEKHVVACQLEGWWLDTGKKDDLLEANRLILDTYLKTSISGEIDVQSQVIGRVKIGSGSKIVNCTIRGPVVIGSNCYIENCFIGPYSSIANNCTLIETDVEHSVLLEGAKIVGIHQRIVDSVIGQRAQLNATPRRPKALRFLIGDDCQIELT, encoded by the coding sequence ATGAAAGCACTGATTCTCTCAGGCGGTAAAGGTACGCGTCTACGACCTCTCACTTATACGGGAGCAAAACAACTAGTACCAGTTGCTAATAAACCAATATTATGGTATGGCATTGAAGAAATGGTCAGTGCTGGGGTGACTGATATTGGCATCGTTATCAGCCCGGAAACGGGAGGAGAAGTTAAGGCCAAAACCGGAAATGGGGAACTTTTCGGAGCAAATATCACCTACATCTTACAGGATCTACCAGCAGGGCTGGCCCATGCTGTTCAAGTTGCTCGTTCTTTTCTGGAAGATTCTCCATTTATTATGTATTTGGGGGATAACTTGATTCAACAAGGCGATTTAAGCTATTTTCTCAAACTTTTTACTCAAAATCAGCAAGATGCTTTGATTCTTTTACGTCAGGTTGATAACCCCAGTGCTTTTGGAGTGGCTAAGGTTGATGAAACAGGGCGGGTGGTACAGCTGATTGAAAAACCAAAAGACCCTCCTTCCAATCTGGCTCTGGTTGGTGTTTACTTCTTTTCTCACGTGATTCATGATGCGATCGCTAACATCAAACCTTCTGCAAGAGGCGAATTAGAAATCACTGATGCTATTCAATGCCTTATTGACAATGAAAAACACGTGGTAGCCTGTCAATTGGAAGGTTGGTGGTTGGACACTGGGAAAAAGGATGATTTGCTAGAAGCCAATCGGCTGATTCTCGATACTTACTTAAAAACTTCTATTTCAGGAGAAATTGATGTGCAAAGCCAAGTTATTGGGCGGGTGAAAATTGGTAGTGGCTCTAAAATTGTCAACTGTACAATTCGCGGTCCAGTTGTGATTGGTAGCAACTGTTATATAGAAAACTGTTTTATTGGCCCTTATAGTAGCATTGCCAATAATTGTACTCTCATTGAGACAGATGTGGAACACAGTGTTTTGTTGGAAGGCGCTAAAATAGTTGGAATTCATCAACGTATTGTTGATAGCGTGATTGGACAACGAGCGCAGCTGAATGCTACACCCCGTCGTCCAAAGGCCTTGCGATTTCTTATCGGTGATGACTGTCAAATAGAATTAACGTGA
- a CDS encoding Rpn family recombination-promoting nuclease/putative transposase, giving the protein MKTDSIFYRLFQTFPEAFFELIAQQETEANAYDFASVELKQTAFRIDGIFLPTPDLKEKPIFFVEVQFQKDPALYARLFSEIFLYIRLYAPTKKWRAVAIFARRSIEPKEVDPFVTLLGSEQVTCLYLNELGDIAEQSLGIGIMKLVVETRKRTPQAAQTLVDKARAELPKQAQQQVLDLIETIVLYKLPRINRQELAKMFRLSDFDIKKTRYYEEVREEVKEEVREEVKEEVREEVKEEVKQEEALQLIVRQL; this is encoded by the coding sequence ATGAAAACTGACTCAATTTTTTATCGTCTCTTTCAAACATTTCCAGAAGCTTTTTTTGAACTTATTGCCCAGCAAGAAACGGAAGCCAACGCCTATGATTTTGCTTCCGTGGAATTAAAACAAACAGCTTTTCGGATAGATGGAATCTTTCTTCCTACTCCTGATTTAAAGGAAAAACCGATTTTCTTTGTTGAAGTTCAATTCCAAAAAGATCCCGCACTATACGCCCGGTTATTTTCGGAAATTTTTCTCTACATACGCCTTTATGCACCTACTAAAAAGTGGCGAGCTGTTGCGATCTTTGCCAGACGCAGCATAGAACCAAAGGAAGTAGATCCATTCGTGACTTTATTAGGAAGCGAACAAGTCACGTGTTTGTACTTAAACGAGCTAGGGGATATAGCTGAGCAATCATTGGGAATTGGGATAATGAAGTTAGTAGTGGAGACAAGAAAACGTACTCCACAAGCAGCACAAACTTTGGTGGATAAAGCGCGTGCGGAACTCCCCAAACAAGCACAACAGCAAGTGTTAGACTTGATAGAAACAATTGTACTGTACAAACTGCCACGTATTAACCGTCAGGAGTTAGCTAAAATGTTCAGACTTAGTGATTTTGACATCAAGAAGACAAGGTACTACGAGGAAGTTCGCGAAGAAGTTAAAGAGGAAGTTCGCGAAGAAGTTAAAGAGGAAGTTCGCGAAGAAGTTAAAGAGGAAGTTAAGCAGGAAGAAGCACTACAGTTAATTGTGCGACAACTTCA
- a CDS encoding glycosyltransferase family 4 protein, protein MSKLLINLSVVFSQPTGISNYAKNLFPYLKTLNPTLLTAYNYPDFSCYSIPGNLTPAQGTKGHFDRLLWTQFQLPLIYKKLESNLIFSPIPEAPLYGNCRFIVMVHDLIPIRFPKLSSPLTYYFRYYIPQVLNQAQHIVCNSHSTAKDIAQFYSIPENKITPILLAHDASRFCPVSLETNEQDSLTTKCPYFLYLGRQDPYKNLLRLVSAFAAIPNNKDYELWFAGPQDKRYTPSLQKLAEELDVINQIKFLNYVPYKDLPKIIGGAIALVFPSLWEGFGFPVLEAMACGTPAIASNISSLPEVAGDAAILIDPYNVKEIAEAMQAIATDSQLRQHLSSKGIHRANQFSWEKTGLATVEVLSRYL, encoded by the coding sequence ATGAGCAAATTATTAATTAATCTATCAGTTGTTTTTTCCCAGCCTACTGGCATAAGCAACTATGCAAAAAATCTTTTTCCCTATTTAAAAACTCTCAATCCAACTTTATTGACAGCCTATAACTATCCTGATTTTAGCTGTTATTCAATTCCTGGGAATCTCACTCCCGCTCAAGGTACAAAAGGTCATTTTGACCGTCTTTTATGGACTCAATTTCAACTACCTCTAATCTATAAAAAGCTAGAATCCAATCTGATATTTTCACCTATACCAGAAGCGCCTTTGTATGGAAATTGCCGTTTTATTGTCATGGTTCATGACCTCATTCCAATACGCTTTCCCAAACTTTCGTCGCCCCTAACATACTATTTTCGCTATTATATTCCTCAAGTGCTGAATCAAGCACAACATATTGTTTGTAACTCTCATTCTACAGCCAAGGACATCGCTCAGTTCTACAGCATACCGGAAAACAAAATCACTCCCATTCTTTTGGCACATGACGCTAGTCGTTTTTGCCCTGTTTCTTTAGAGACTAACGAGCAAGATTCCCTCACCACAAAATGTCCGTACTTCCTTTATCTTGGGCGACAAGACCCCTATAAAAATTTGCTCAGACTTGTTTCAGCTTTTGCTGCAATACCCAATAATAAAGATTATGAACTGTGGTTTGCAGGACCACAAGATAAACGCTACACTCCAAGCTTGCAAAAACTTGCTGAGGAACTAGATGTTATCAATCAAATCAAATTCCTCAACTATGTTCCTTACAAAGACTTACCCAAAATTATCGGTGGTGCGATCGCTCTAGTTTTTCCCAGCCTTTGGGAGGGATTTGGTTTTCCAGTTTTAGAAGCAATGGCTTGCGGTACTCCGGCGATCGCATCTAATATTTCTTCTTTACCGGAAGTCGCTGGTGACGCTGCTATTTTGATCGATCCCTACAATGTTAAGGAGATCGCAGAAGCCATGCAAGCGATCGCGACTGATTCACAATTGCGTCAGCATCTTTCTAGCAAAGGAATCCATAGGGCAAATCAATTCAGTTGGGAAAAAACAGGGCTGGCTACAGTTGAGGTTTTATCACGTTATCTTTAA
- a CDS encoding NB-ARC domain-containing protein: MGREEALRSLETQLTKETRLAITAIKGMGGIGKTELALQYAIAARKSNQYPGGICWIDVRGKDVADEILDFANIHLEFIPPDKQSSGKEIDLAKKVEACWNLWSQAFPEEKLVIFDDVAAYDQVKDFLPPYDPKLKVIITTRLRLEPLNIASLVLEVLREEDALNLLEAYIGRERLINERNEAKKLCEWVGNLPLGLNLVGRYLREFKEDTLLELLKQLKKKGLDQAAMHETAIPIGNGKTTADLMEGERRLYESVYAVFDLNWSQLRQSGKQLGAILSLFDAPAYTWSLVEKAVKPLDEQRGIAKINLKDLHLIHEEDSNPIHPLIQEFFLKKLKEDQEFLNIWGVLFDNFVFQQYIYDTGYLDNGLERIKNIRSVLSEKDVEGHIILNKMIGHSYYADRREEGTRNAVQSFLMTREYVKSRNSINFEGKHEAWLWYQLFCLDHAHNLIVEKHKIEIDGKIFTPKDLEAAIDELLPDELKQLSNPPSNVVAPYILRAAHYWGHRGNQYGFLLFKDIQNLNPEKFQELYSKGIESYAKAAVFRLVNFRLSQPDEYENNLKALLVNAPYVPQWLSEWDSSSFQKHDVTLEKFTSSAQAIGDTAHQYRGIADIRLWGYLYQAKKGKNDREFIQEAERLVEVTGQLWKAAQNLLKPEERIIKYYLWMANLETKFELVRDQSLGNSLISWGEAENRLIADLDELEEKYRLSYPWARQVAIDQLRKFYNFLESLYA; the protein is encoded by the coding sequence GTGGGGCGTGAGGAAGCTCTAAGAAGCCTAGAGACTCAGCTAACTAAAGAAACTAGGCTTGCTATTACAGCTATTAAAGGAATGGGAGGTATTGGGAAAACCGAGCTAGCTCTGCAATATGCAATTGCAGCAAGAAAGAGTAATCAATATCCTGGTGGGATTTGTTGGATCGATGTCAGAGGAAAAGATGTCGCTGATGAAATTTTAGACTTTGCAAATATTCACCTAGAATTTATTCCACCAGATAAACAATCTTCAGGTAAAGAAATTGATTTGGCTAAAAAAGTTGAAGCTTGTTGGAATCTTTGGTCACAAGCATTTCCAGAAGAAAAACTGGTAATTTTTGATGATGTTGCAGCGTATGACCAAGTTAAAGATTTTCTACCTCCTTATGATCCCAAACTCAAAGTAATCATTACAACACGTCTAAGATTGGAGCCTCTCAATATTGCTTCTTTGGTACTTGAAGTTTTACGAGAAGAAGATGCACTAAATCTTTTGGAAGCATATATTGGTAGAGAGCGACTTATTAATGAACGGAATGAGGCCAAAAAGCTTTGTGAATGGGTAGGTAATCTGCCTTTAGGTTTGAATCTTGTTGGTCGCTATCTTCGAGAGTTCAAAGAAGACACTTTGTTGGAGTTGCTTAAGCAACTCAAGAAAAAAGGTTTAGATCAGGCTGCTATGCATGAGACTGCAATCCCTATTGGTAATGGCAAAACTACAGCCGATCTTATGGAAGGAGAACGGCGATTATATGAAAGTGTTTATGCTGTTTTTGACTTGAATTGGAGTCAACTAAGACAATCGGGAAAGCAACTGGGGGCAATTCTAAGTCTGTTTGATGCTCCTGCATATACCTGGTCTCTAGTAGAAAAAGCAGTTAAGCCTTTAGATGAACAACGTGGTATAGCCAAAATTAATCTTAAGGACTTGCACTTAATTCACGAAGAAGATAGCAATCCTATTCATCCATTGATTCAAGAATTTTTTCTTAAAAAGCTGAAAGAAGATCAAGAGTTTCTAAATATTTGGGGTGTTTTATTCGATAACTTCGTTTTTCAGCAGTATATTTACGACACTGGCTATTTAGATAATGGTCTTGAACGAATTAAAAATATTCGGAGTGTATTGTCTGAAAAAGATGTTGAGGGACATATAATTCTAAATAAGATGATCGGTCACAGCTATTATGCGGATCGTCGAGAAGAAGGCACAAGAAATGCTGTTCAAAGTTTTTTGATGACCAGAGAATATGTTAAGAGTAGAAATTCTATCAACTTTGAAGGTAAGCATGAGGCATGGCTTTGGTATCAACTTTTTTGCTTGGATCATGCTCACAATCTTATAGTAGAAAAACACAAAATTGAAATTGATGGAAAAATATTTACTCCTAAAGATTTAGAAGCAGCTATAGATGAATTATTACCTGATGAATTGAAACAGTTGTCAAATCCTCCTTCTAACGTGGTTGCTCCCTATATTTTAAGAGCAGCGCATTATTGGGGGCATAGAGGCAATCAATATGGATTTTTACTTTTTAAAGATATTCAAAATCTTAACCCTGAGAAGTTTCAAGAATTGTACAGCAAAGGAATTGAGTCTTATGCTAAAGCTGCTGTCTTCAGGCTTGTAAATTTCCGATTATCTCAACCTGATGAGTATGAAAATAATTTAAAAGCTCTTTTAGTAAATGCTCCTTACGTGCCTCAATGGTTATCTGAATGGGATTCATCTTCTTTTCAAAAACATGATGTTACCCTGGAAAAGTTTACTAGCTCTGCTCAAGCTATTGGAGATACCGCTCATCAGTACAGAGGAATTGCTGATATTAGATTATGGGGATATCTGTATCAGGCTAAAAAAGGCAAAAATGACCGAGAGTTTATACAAGAAGCTGAGAGATTAGTCGAGGTAACTGGCCAGTTATGGAAAGCTGCTCAAAACTTGTTAAAGCCAGAAGAGAGAATTATCAAATATTATCTTTGGATGGCTAATTTAGAGACGAAGTTTGAGCTTGTCAGAGATCAAAGTTTGGGTAACTCACTGATAAGTTGGGGAGAAGCAGAAAATAGACTGATTGCAGACCTAGATGAGCTTGAAGAAAAATATCGTCTTAGCTATCCTTGGGCAAGACAAGTTGCAATAGATCAGCTACGAAAATTTTATAACTTCCTGGAAAGCTTGTATGCTTAA
- a CDS encoding glycosyltransferase has product MIYFLTINYYSTPLVTKLISSLPDNQRFEYKIIIINNSPDDNSIYQLKNQSVLIFDATHNLGFGHACNMGLKWIYEQEPQGIVWIINPDAYLSENPLDKVRSFFESNPEISILGTIIHTPIGEIWFAGGCFNPASGAIATQDLLTNIETEYVTCDWVSGCSLIINLRKFDNLPQFDRAYFLYYEDFDLCRRYANQGHTIAVTKLFGVVHQPSSITNKYVFRKIKHSSYSYLMTLEKYTNNFILMLRLIRLLTYAVVLIFIKPQVAFGKFYGVFMYLRRTFSYISSLRSPTS; this is encoded by the coding sequence GTGATTTATTTTTTAACAATTAACTACTATTCCACTCCTCTTGTTACCAAGTTAATTAGTTCTTTACCAGATAACCAACGTTTTGAATATAAAATTATAATCATTAACAATTCTCCTGATGATAATTCTATTTATCAACTCAAAAATCAATCGGTACTGATTTTTGATGCTACTCATAATCTAGGTTTTGGTCATGCTTGTAATATGGGATTAAAATGGATTTACGAGCAAGAGCCTCAAGGAATTGTTTGGATTATAAATCCCGATGCCTATTTATCAGAAAACCCTTTAGACAAAGTTCGCTCATTCTTTGAGTCAAACCCAGAAATATCAATTCTCGGTACTATTATTCATACCCCTATAGGAGAAATTTGGTTTGCAGGTGGATGCTTTAATCCCGCTAGTGGAGCGATCGCCACTCAAGATTTATTAACAAATATAGAGACAGAGTATGTGACTTGTGATTGGGTATCAGGTTGCAGCCTAATTATTAATCTTCGTAAGTTTGATAATTTGCCTCAATTTGACCGGGCTTACTTTCTCTACTATGAAGATTTTGACTTATGCAGGAGATATGCAAATCAAGGACATACTATTGCAGTGACAAAGCTATTTGGAGTGGTTCATCAACCTTCTTCAATTACCAATAAATATGTTTTTAGAAAAATCAAACACAGTAGTTATAGTTATTTAATGACTTTAGAGAAATATACAAATAATTTTATTCTAATGCTTCGATTAATCCGTCTGCTTACCTACGCTGTAGTATTGATATTTATAAAGCCTCAAGTCGCATTTGGTAAGTTTTATGGAGTCTTTATGTATTTGAGGCGAACTTTTTCTTATATTAGCTCTCTTAGATCCCCGACTTCTTAA
- a CDS encoding efflux RND transporter periplasmic adaptor subunit → MSDGSVKHDTVLPMSSHNLVEAVSPLKWRRWIFILAGAIAISLTITITNKNKDTQQTSPLRILPVKTQRVEAVKSYQVLQTYTGEVAALRASELGFERSGRVVKLNVDRGDRVTEGTALAQLDTSNLETQFQELLARKAQAVAVLEELKAGPRLEKIAAARAQVRQLEELLKLEEIKRSRRQNLYTQGAISKEQYDEVAFNANALIQRLAVARSELDELLAGTRKEQIAAQQAAVKQLDASIAEVKVNIAKSTIKAPFSGIIAARRLDEGTVVNAAQSVVRLVENANPEVEIGIPVQLTAQIKPGSQQNVQVGQTIYRGRVLSILPEVNLTTRTRTIVLTLENSLAQSVAPGQIARLALPQTISTTGYWLPIAALVKGERGLWSCYALGTEKNSQDRTPSYRVEQRNVEVLHTQGNRVLVRGTLQHTDIVIVDGTQRIVPGQLVQP, encoded by the coding sequence ATGAGTGATGGGTCTGTAAAGCACGATACGGTATTGCCGATGAGCAGTCATAACTTAGTGGAAGCCGTATCACCACTCAAATGGAGACGATGGATATTCATTTTGGCAGGTGCGATCGCAATAAGTCTTACAATTACAATTACAAATAAAAATAAAGACACACAACAAACTTCTCCTCTCCGTATTCTCCCAGTGAAAACTCAACGGGTAGAAGCAGTCAAGTCCTATCAAGTGTTGCAAACTTATACAGGAGAAGTGGCAGCACTACGAGCAAGTGAATTAGGTTTTGAGCGATCGGGAAGAGTTGTCAAGCTCAATGTTGATCGCGGCGATCGCGTCACAGAGGGAACTGCCCTAGCACAACTTGATACCAGTAATCTAGAAACTCAATTCCAAGAATTGCTTGCCCGTAAAGCCCAAGCCGTAGCAGTTCTAGAAGAACTCAAAGCCGGACCGCGCTTAGAGAAAATAGCTGCCGCCCGCGCCCAAGTCAGACAATTAGAAGAACTCTTAAAGCTAGAAGAAATCAAACGTTCTCGGCGACAAAATTTATACACTCAAGGAGCCATTTCTAAAGAGCAGTATGACGAAGTGGCTTTCAACGCCAATGCCTTAATACAACGTCTAGCAGTTGCTCGCAGTGAATTAGATGAACTCTTAGCAGGAACCCGCAAAGAACAGATTGCAGCACAGCAAGCAGCAGTCAAACAGTTAGATGCCAGCATTGCTGAGGTAAAAGTTAACATTGCCAAGAGTACAATCAAAGCTCCTTTCTCCGGAATAATTGCCGCACGTAGGCTAGATGAAGGCACTGTTGTCAATGCAGCTCAGTCAGTAGTGCGCTTGGTAGAAAACGCTAACCCAGAAGTAGAAATTGGTATCCCCGTGCAATTAACTGCACAGATTAAACCAGGTAGTCAACAGAATGTGCAAGTTGGACAAACAATTTACCGAGGTAGAGTTTTATCAATTTTGCCAGAAGTCAATCTCACAACTCGCACTCGCACTATAGTGCTGACATTAGAGAACTCTTTAGCTCAATCAGTAGCACCCGGACAAATTGCAAGATTAGCGCTTCCACAAACCATCTCAACAACTGGATACTGGTTACCAATTGCCGCATTAGTAAAAGGGGAACGCGGTCTGTGGTCTTGTTATGCCCTAGGGACAGAAAAAAATTCACAAGACAGAACACCATCTTACCGAGTTGAACAGCGCAACGTAGAAGTATTGCACACCCAGGGAAACCGCGTTCTCGTGCGAGGAACACTCCAACATACTGACATAGTAATAGTCGATGGCACCCAGCGAATTGTACCAGGTCAGTTAGTCCAGCCTTAA
- a CDS encoding PadR family transcriptional regulator, producing the protein MALAHAVMSLLAKKAYSGYEIAKEFEGSVGYFWQATHQQIYRELKKLEEQGWVSVEVIAQGKPLDKKIYHLTELGQQKLAEWIDEECELGPIREDIMVKVFAGKLVSPQVLLQQLEQNRRLHLKRLEAYKDIEKRLFAHPEELSYGELCQYTVLKMGICCEKAWNSWCEESIEVLQNVKE; encoded by the coding sequence GTGGCGCTAGCACACGCTGTTATGTCTTTGTTGGCGAAAAAAGCCTACAGTGGCTATGAAATTGCAAAGGAATTTGAAGGTAGTGTTGGTTATTTTTGGCAAGCGACTCACCAACAGATATATCGAGAACTGAAAAAGCTAGAAGAACAAGGCTGGGTAAGTGTCGAAGTTATTGCCCAGGGAAAACCTTTGGACAAGAAAATTTACCATCTAACTGAACTCGGACAGCAAAAGTTGGCGGAGTGGATTGACGAAGAGTGCGAACTTGGACCAATTAGGGAAGACATTATGGTTAAAGTTTTTGCAGGTAAGTTGGTGTCTCCTCAGGTGTTACTTCAACAGTTAGAACAAAATCGCCGTCTCCACTTGAAGCGGTTAGAAGCATATAAAGATATAGAAAAGCGCCTTTTTGCACATCCAGAAGAACTGTCTTATGGCGAGTTGTGTCAATACACCGTTTTAAAGATGGGCATTTGCTGTGAGAAGGCGTGGAACAGTTGGTGTGAGGAGTCGATAGAAGTGTTGCAAAATGTAAAGGAATAA
- a CDS encoding FAD-binding domain-containing protein — protein sequence MTNDMRREFTNRDELVAYLREQFPEAAQRDDNVSETVGGRKAANKALQKVDPARYGKTRNFFTGAVTRLSPYLRYGVLSLREVKEYALEKVKNQDDATKLVNELGWRDYWQRLYAKLGDGIWKDQEEYKTGYTVAEYAPELPNDIKQGTTGRVCVDSFSRELRVTGYLHNHARMWIAAYIVHWRRIRWQAGAKWFLEHLLDGDPASNNMSWQWVASTFSHKPYFFNRENLERYTEGVYCRQCPLYDHCDFEGTYEAIEAKLFPKGEFTKQPNSQSWQKGKKRR from the coding sequence ATGACTAATGATATGCGACGCGAGTTTACTAACCGCGATGAACTTGTAGCTTACCTCCGCGAACAATTTCCTGAAGCCGCACAACGGGATGACAATGTCAGCGAAACCGTAGGCGGACGCAAAGCCGCAAATAAAGCATTGCAAAAAGTAGATCCAGCACGCTACGGAAAAACACGTAACTTTTTTACTGGTGCTGTCACTCGGCTTTCTCCCTATCTTCGCTATGGCGTACTTAGTTTACGCGAAGTTAAGGAATACGCCCTGGAAAAAGTTAAAAACCAAGATGATGCTACAAAATTGGTTAATGAATTAGGTTGGCGCGATTACTGGCAAAGACTGTATGCCAAACTAGGTGATGGGATTTGGAAAGACCAAGAAGAATATAAAACTGGTTACACTGTCGCTGAATATGCGCCCGAATTACCCAATGACATTAAACAAGGAACCACAGGGCGAGTTTGTGTAGACAGCTTTAGCCGGGAGTTGCGGGTGACTGGTTACTTGCACAACCATGCACGTATGTGGATTGCAGCATATATAGTGCATTGGCGGCGCATCCGTTGGCAAGCAGGCGCAAAGTGGTTTCTCGAACACCTTCTGGATGGCGATCCAGCCAGTAATAATATGTCATGGCAATGGGTAGCTAGCACATTTAGCCACAAACCCTATTTTTTCAACCGCGAAAACCTGGAACGCTATACCGAAGGCGTTTACTGTCGGCAATGTCCACTATACGATCATTGTGATTTTGAAGGAACTTATGAAGCCATAGAAGCAAAACTTTTTCCCAAAGGAGAATTCACCAAACAACCCAACAGTCAAAGCTGGCAAAAAGGGAAAAAGCGACGGTAA